Sequence from the Streptosporangium brasiliense genome:
GGGCGGCCTCAGCATGCCCCCCGCCGAGGTCGAGCGCCTGCTCTACGCCACCGCCACCAAGCACGCCTGTCCTTCGCCGCGCAAGTACGTCTACCGCATCAAGGACCAGAAGATCTCCCAGACCTGCCAGGGCGCCAAGTCCCGCAACGGCTTCTACGGCCGGGGCATCGTCAACGCCGCCAAGGCCGCCACCGTCACCCGGTGACACCCGCCGTGCGGCGCCCACCGGCCACCCCACAGCACCCGCCCCGCCCGGCGCGCACGCCGTGACCAGCGCCCGTCTCGACCGCCGTGGCTCCGGCCGCACACCATGGGCCCGCCCTCGGAGGCCCCCTCGACACCCCTTGGTGGCCCGTGAAGATCCGATGAGAACCCCGCAGGCCGATTCGCCGACCACCGGTGACCGGAGGTAGCGTAATGTCACCGAGTTTTTCACCGGTGCTACGGCCAACGTAACAACCAAGTGGTCTGTACCAATTAGGGTGGGACCCGTGACCCGTCGCGCGAAAATCGTCTGCACTCTCGGCCCTGCCACCTCCTCTCCCGAACGCCTCCGCGAGCTCATCGCCGCGGGCATGGACGTGGCCCGTTTCAACCTCAGCCACGGCAGCCACGAGCTGCACAAGGAGGTCTACGACAGGGTGCGGGAGGCCGCCGCCGAGCTCGGCCGCGGCGTAGGCGTGCTGGCCGACCTGCAGGGCCCCAAGATCCGGGTGGGCAAGTTCGAGGAGGGCCCGGTCCGCCTCGGCTTCGGTGACGTCTTCACCATCACCACCGAAGAGGTCCCCGGCGACCGCGAGCAGGTCTCCACGACCTACCTCGGCCTGCCCAAGGACGTCCGCCCGGGCGACAGCATCCTCGTCGACGACGGCCGCGTCCACCTGGAGGTGACCAGGGTCGACGGCCAGCGCATCACCACCCGCGTGATCATCGGCGGCATGATCTCCGACAACAAGGGCCTCAACCTGCCCGGCGTCAACGTCAGCGCCCCGGCCCTCACCGACAAGGACGAGACCGACCTGCGCTGGGCCCTGCGCACCGGCTTCGACCTCATCGCGCTCTCCTTCGTCCGCCGTCCCTCCGACGCCGACGTGGTGCGCAACATCATGGAGCAGGAGGCCGTCCGCCTCCCGCTGCTCGCCAAGATCGAGAAGCCGCAGGCCGTGGAGCGGCTGCCCGAGATCATCGAAGCCTTCGACGGCATCATGGTCGCCCGTGGCGACCTCGGCGTCGAGCTGCCCCTCGAAGATGTGCCGATCGTGCAGAAGCGCGCCATCGAGCTCTGCCGTGAGAAGGCCCGCCCGGTCATCGTCGCCACCCAGATGCTCGACTCGATGATCAGCGCGCCCCGCCCGACCCGCGCCGAGGCCTCCGACGTCGCCTACGCCGTCATGGACGGCGCCGACGCGGTCATGCTCTCCGGCGAGACCTCGGTCGGCAACTACCCCATCGAGGCCGTGCAGACCATGAGCCGCATCGCGACCGCGGCGGAGAAGACCTCGCTGCAGGCCACCCACAGCCTCGACCGGCTGCCGGAGACCACCGGCGGCGCCATCGCCCGTGCCGCGGCCGAGGTCGGTGCCATCGTCGGAGCCAAGGCCCTGGTCGCCTTCACCATGTCCGGAGAGACCGCCCGCCGCCTGGCGCGCTACCGCTCGCCGATCCCGCTGCTGGCCTTCACCTCCTCCCCGCACGTCCGCTGCCAGCTCGCGCTGACCTGGGGCGTGGAGACCTTCGAGGTGCCGTTCGTCCACCACACCGACGACATGGTCCGCCAGGTCGAGGCGTCCCTGCTGGCCAACGCGCGCCTGGAGAAGGGCGACAAGGTCGTCATCGTCGCCGGCTCGCCCCCCGGCACGGCCGGCTCCACCAACGCCCTGCGGGTCCACACCATCGGCGCGGCCGTCGCCCACCCCGTCTGACCGCTCCGCCTGGCCCACCCCGTCTGATCGCTCCGCCTGACCGCCCCGGCGCCGCCGCCGGGCCTCCGTCACACCGGGCTCCGGCCGCGGACTCGACACGGTCCCCGTTTCCCGTGATGATTCCGGGGTAATCGGTGCTCTCTGTCCCCATGTGGTCTCCGGGGAGCACCGGATCACTCCGGTCCCGGTGGCGGGTCTGCGTCGGCCACCGGGACCGGGGCGCCACCCGCGCCCTGCGGGACTCCGCTGCGCTGCACACGTCCTGGGGGACTCCGCTGCGCCACAGGCGCCCTGCGGGACTCGGTCGCGCCGCACGCGCCCTGCGGGACTCAGCCGCACCGGGCGCCGACCGCGGTCCCGTCCGGGCCTCGTGCGGCCACGGCGGCCCCCAGGGGCCACACGGTGACTCTCAGCCCCGTACGGCGTCGGCGGGCCGTGGGCCGCCCGCGTCGCTAGACGTGGTCGTAGGCCCACGTCCACAGCGACAGCCGACGTCCCTTGTCCTCCCCGGCGATCGGCGGCACGTCCGTCAGGCGGTATCCCGCCGCGCGGGCGACCGCCGCGCTCGCGGCGTTGCCCGTCTCTATCTCCAGCAGCAGTTGGACGACGCCCACCGTGTCACGGGCGAAGTCCGTCATCACCCGCACCGCCCGCGACGCCAGCCCCCGTCTCCGGTGCGCCGCCCCCACGACGTAACCGATCTCCGCGACGTCCAGGTCGGCTCCGGGCAGCATGAGCAGGACCTCGCCCAGCGGCTCACCGCCGTCGGCCGTGATGGCCAGCTGGACCCGCTGCCCCGCGGCCCGTCTCTCCCGCGCCCGCTTGAGATAGACCCGCGCGGCGTTCAGGTCGAACGGCGAGACCAGCGGCGTCCAGTAGGCCACGTCCGGGTCGTCGAACAGCCCCACCATCGCCGCCAGGTCCTCGTCGTGCCACTCCCGCAGCACCAGGCCGTGCCCGCTCAGCCGGAGCTCGGCGGGGAAGCTCACCGGGATGCCGCCGCGCCCCTCCGCGACGTGGCTCACCGATCACCCATGCCGTCAACTCCCGATCCGTCCGTCTCCGGCAACCTACTCGATCGCCGTCTCCTTCTCCCGTACCCCGTCGGATCATCGGGCCCCGGCCCCGTCGGCCTGCGGGGGCCTCCGCGCGCGCGGAGAGTGCGGAGAGTGCGGAGAGTCTCGCCGGTGGAGGAGAGTTCCGCCGGTGGATACGACAAACCGCCCGGCTGCCCGGCCGAGCGGTTGTGAGGTGCCCCGAGTGGGATTCGAACCCACACTAGATGGTGTTTGAGACCATTTCCTCTGCCGTTGGGATATCGGGGCGTATTTCCGGACCTGTCCAGAACTGACGTGCAGGCTGCGAGCCTACCCAGAACTGGATCAGTGTCGGGCACCGGCGTGGTCCTAATCTAGCGGACATCGGTACTCTCTTGCTCGTGAGTACGCAGCGGCGAGTGGTGATCGCGGAAGACGAGGCGCTGATCCGCCTCGATCTCAAGGAGATGCTGGAAGAGGACGGCTACGCCGTCGTCGGTGAGGCCGGGGACGGGGAGACCGCGGTCAAACTGGCGCTGGAGACGCGGCCGGATCTGGTGATCCTGGATGTGAAGATGCCCATCCTGGACGGGATCTCGGCCGCCGAGCAGATCGTGTCGCAGCGGATCGCGCCGTGCCTGATCCTGACCGCCTTCTCGCAGCGGGATCTGGTGGAGCGGGCCCGGGACGCCGGGGCGATGGCGTATCTGGTGAAGCCGTTCACCAAGTCGGATCTGGTGCCGGCGATCGAGATGGCGGTCAGCAGGCACGAGGAGATCGCGGCGCTGGAGCGGGAGGTGGGCACGCTCTCCGAGCGGCTGGAGACCCGCAAGCTGGTGGAGCGGGCCAAGGGGCGGCTCATGGAGCAGCACGGGTGGAGCGAGCCGCAGGCCTTCCGGTGGATCCAGAAGGCGTCGATGGACCGCCGCTTGAGCATGCGTCAGGTGGCGCAGATCGTGGTCGACGGGACGCCTGGTCCGGCTGAGGGGGAGGGTGCCTGAGGGACCTGTCCCGCCGGCGTCTCGCCGCGCCGTACGGGGAGGATCTTCCCGTCGATAAGCCCGCGCATTCCCGTGAGTCAAGGGGGTGCGTGGGCTTTCGCGTACCCGGAGTGATCATCTGCGGGCGGTAGTCAGGCGGTGACCATGGCTTTTGTCGGTGATAGCCGAAAAGAATCGGTGCTGTAACGAAATGGTAACGGGGGCCCCTCCTGTATCGACCCGTGACATGCGCTGGCTGTACTAACCGACACGACCCCCTGGCCACTCCGTCAGGGGAGGGCATCTGTGAACCCGGTCCTGATGCGGGACCGGGCGAAAGGAAGGCAACCTTGCGGCCTAAGACTGCTCGCCTCGGTGGAGTGCTCGCTGCCGGTGTGGCGCTCACCCTCGGTCTCGCTGCCTGTGGTGACGGCGGCACGGAGGCCAAGCCGGCGGACGGCGGCTCCAACGCTGCCGCTCCCAGCACTGTCAAGATCGGCTTCATGGGCGACCTGACCGGTCCCAACGCCGGCATCGTCATTCCGCCCAGGAACGGTGCCAAGCTCGTCATCGACGAGTACAACAAGACCAACCCGGCCGTGAAGATCGAGCTGGTCGAGTACGACAGCCAGGGCGACGCCTCCAAGGCCGTCGCGCTGGCCCAGCAGGCCATCAAGACCGACAAGATCGCCGGCCTGATCGGCCCGGCGTTCTCGGGTGAGTCGGCCCAGGTGGGCCCGGTGCTGGAGGAGGCGGAGATCCCCAGCATCACCGCCTCGGCGACCAACACCAAGCTCGCCGAGAACGGCTGGAAGTTCTGGCACCGGGTCCTGCCGAACGACGGCGTCCAGGGCCCCGGCATCGCGGACTTCATCGCCGGCGCCGCCGCGGCCAAGAACGTCTTCGTGATCGACGACAAGTCGGAGTACGGCAAGCCCCTGGCCGACGCGGTCCGCACCCAGCTCGGCACCAAGGGCGTGAAGGTCACCAACGACTCGCTCGACCCGGCCGAGAGCGACTACTCCTCGGTGGTCAACAAGGTCGCGGCCGCCAAGCCGGACGCGCTCTTCTTCGGCGGCTACTACGCCGCGGGCGGCAACCTGCTCAAGCAGCTCCGTGACAAGGGCGTGAAGGACGCGAAGTTCTTCTCCGGCGACGGCTCGCTGGACAAGGGCCTGATCGACGGCGCCGGCGCCCCGAACGCCGAGGGCGCCCTCGTCGGCTGCCCGTGCTACATCGCCACGCCGGACGTCACCGACGCCAAGGTGAAGGGCTTCGCCGACTCCTACAAGGCCGCCTTCAGCGCCGAGCCGGCGATCTACGCCGCCGAGGGCTACGACGCGGCGACGGTCTTCGTCGAGGCGGTCAAGGCCGGCAACACCACCACCGACAAGATCAACGCCTTCATCGGGACCGTTGACCTGGCCGGTGTCTCCAAGCAGGTCAAGTTCGCGGCCAACGGTGAGGTTGAGGCCAAGGACATCTACATGTACCAGGTCAAGGACGGCGCCATCACGCTGCTGGGCAAGGCCTCCGAGGCCAAGCTGGGCTAGTCGAGACCTCGAGAACAGTAGGTAGTTGACGCGCGGGAGCGGGAACGCCGCGATGGGTTCCCGCTCCCGGCGTGCTTCCAGAGAGTCCACGAGGCACTGCTGGGAGCGGTGTGCTACCGGCAGTGCAGGCGACCCCCGCTAGAAGTGGTAACCCCTAGTGCTCAATGACTTCATCAATCAGTTCTGGCCGGCCACGATCGACGGCCTGGCCTTCGGCTCGATTTACGCTCTGATCGCACTCGGCTACACCATGGTGTACGGCGTGCTGCGGTTGATCAACTTTGCGCACTCCGAAGTGTTCATGATCGGAACCTTCGGTGCGATGTTCGTCCCCTTCGTGCTCGGCATCAACTCGGCGCTCACGGGCCTCGCCCTGGTGGGTGTGATCGTGGCGATGATCCTGGCCGGCATGCTCGCCTCCGCGGGCACCGCGATCGCGCTCGAGCAGATCGCCTACAAGCCGCTGCGCAAGCGCGGGGCGTCCCGGCTGGCGGCCCTCATCTCCGCGATCGGCGCCTCGATCTTCCTGCAGGAGCTGTTCGCCCTGCTGGTGATCCCCGAGGTCTTCAACCGTCCGCAGCAGGGCCGCATCCAGATGGGTCTGCCCCGGCTGATGGAGCGGACCGAGCTCTTCTCGATCTTCGGTCACTCGGTCCGCGTCGACCAGGTGCTGGTGATCGTGGCCGCGGTCGGCATGATGGTCGCGCTCGACAGGCTGGTGAACCGCACCAAGATCGGCCGTGGTATCCGCGCCACCGCGCAGGACCCCGAGGCGGCCGTCCTGATGGGCG
This genomic interval carries:
- the pyk gene encoding pyruvate kinase; this translates as MTRRAKIVCTLGPATSSPERLRELIAAGMDVARFNLSHGSHELHKEVYDRVREAAAELGRGVGVLADLQGPKIRVGKFEEGPVRLGFGDVFTITTEEVPGDREQVSTTYLGLPKDVRPGDSILVDDGRVHLEVTRVDGQRITTRVIIGGMISDNKGLNLPGVNVSAPALTDKDETDLRWALRTGFDLIALSFVRRPSDADVVRNIMEQEAVRLPLLAKIEKPQAVERLPEIIEAFDGIMVARGDLGVELPLEDVPIVQKRAIELCREKARPVIVATQMLDSMISAPRPTRAEASDVAYAVMDGADAVMLSGETSVGNYPIEAVQTMSRIATAAEKTSLQATHSLDRLPETTGGAIARAAAEVGAIVGAKALVAFTMSGETARRLARYRSPIPLLAFTSSPHVRCQLALTWGVETFEVPFVHHTDDMVRQVEASLLANARLEKGDKVVIVAGSPPGTAGSTNALRVHTIGAAVAHPV
- a CDS encoding GNAT family N-acetyltransferase, yielding MSHVAEGRGGIPVSFPAELRLSGHGLVLREWHDEDLAAMVGLFDDPDVAYWTPLVSPFDLNAARVYLKRARERRAAGQRVQLAITADGGEPLGEVLLMLPGADLDVAEIGYVVGAAHRRRGLASRAVRVMTDFARDTVGVVQLLLEIETGNAASAAVARAAGYRLTDVPPIAGEDKGRRLSLWTWAYDHV
- a CDS encoding ANTAR domain-containing response regulator; the encoded protein is MSTQRRVVIAEDEALIRLDLKEMLEEDGYAVVGEAGDGETAVKLALETRPDLVILDVKMPILDGISAAEQIVSQRIAPCLILTAFSQRDLVERARDAGAMAYLVKPFTKSDLVPAIEMAVSRHEEIAALEREVGTLSERLETRKLVERAKGRLMEQHGWSEPQAFRWIQKASMDRRLSMRQVAQIVVDGTPGPAEGEGA
- a CDS encoding branched-chain amino acid ABC transporter substrate-binding protein, with product MLAAGVALTLGLAACGDGGTEAKPADGGSNAAAPSTVKIGFMGDLTGPNAGIVIPPRNGAKLVIDEYNKTNPAVKIELVEYDSQGDASKAVALAQQAIKTDKIAGLIGPAFSGESAQVGPVLEEAEIPSITASATNTKLAENGWKFWHRVLPNDGVQGPGIADFIAGAAAAKNVFVIDDKSEYGKPLADAVRTQLGTKGVKVTNDSLDPAESDYSSVVNKVAAAKPDALFFGGYYAAGGNLLKQLRDKGVKDAKFFSGDGSLDKGLIDGAGAPNAEGALVGCPCYIATPDVTDAKVKGFADSYKAAFSAEPAIYAAEGYDAATVFVEAVKAGNTTTDKINAFIGTVDLAGVSKQVKFAANGEVEAKDIYMYQVKDGAITLLGKASEAKLG
- a CDS encoding branched-chain amino acid ABC transporter permease — translated: MLNDFINQFWPATIDGLAFGSIYALIALGYTMVYGVLRLINFAHSEVFMIGTFGAMFVPFVLGINSALTGLALVGVIVAMILAGMLASAGTAIALEQIAYKPLRKRGASRLAALISAIGASIFLQELFALLVIPEVFNRPQQGRIQMGLPRLMERTELFSIFGHSVRVDQVLVIVAAVGMMVALDRLVNRTKIGRGIRATAQDPEAAVLMGVDINKIVRMTFLIGGGMAGVAGALYLISYENTNYYIGFLFGIKAFTAAVLGGIGNLRGALVGGVALGLVENYGAIFFGSDWKHVISFSILVLVLMFRPTGILGESLQQARA